The Halanaerobium saccharolyticum subsp. saccharolyticum DSM 6643 genomic sequence TTAAGTGAGGGCTATGATACTGATATTGGGGAAAGAGGAGTTAAATTATCTGGAGGTCAGAAGCAGCGGGTTTCCATTGCGCGCTCATTTTTGAAGAATCCGCCAATCTTAATTCTGGATGAAGCAACTTCTTCACTTGATAATAGAAGTGAAAAAATAATTCAGGAATCACTTGAGGAATTGGCTAAAGGTAGAACAACTTTAGTAGTTGCTCACCGTTTATCCACTGTGATTAATGCTGATCAGATTATTGTTTTAACCGAATCAGGCATAGTTGAGCGCGGTAAACATAATGAATTAATTAAAAATGGTGGAGAATATGCCCAATTATATAATGAACAATTTTCATCTGAATTAGCTGGATAAAAATATATTGAAATTAATTATTAAAAGAATAATTTAATAAAGGTTGCTAAAAGTCGGGCTATGTCTCGGCTTTTTTCTTTGACAACAGTCATTAAATCTGCGATACTATAAACATGAAAAAGATAATATTAAAAAATATTTTACTAAAAAAACATATAAATTATTTAATCTATATTACGGAAGGATGGTAAGTCATGAGCAAAAAATTATATCGTTCCAAAAATGATAGGATGATTGCAGGTGTTTGTGGAGGTTTGGCAGACTATTTCAATGTGGATTCTTCTTTAGTTAGACTGGCAGTTTTATTTATATTTTTATTTCAGGGTATTGGTTTAATTGCCTATATTATTGCCTGGATTGTAATGTCAGAGGAACCAGTTAAAAATGAATATAGAATGCCTGATGATTATTATATAGAAGATCAAGAGAAACAGGAAAGTGAAAATCAACAGCAGAGCTATGGTGCAGATACTGATCAAGAGAGAAGTGAAAACTCTAATCAAGAAAATAGAACTGAAAGTGAAAAAGAATATTATCAGCGGTACCATGATCAAAATAACGATAATAGCAATAATAATCGCCGCAAATTATTTGCTGTGATCATGATTTTAGTTGGGTCTATTTTTTTAATTGATATTTGGGTTCCAGATTTATACTGGGAAAGGTATTGGCCATTAATTTTGATTGCTGCTGGGGCTTTAATGCTTAAAGGTGATACTAATGACAGATAATCGAGATCGCAGTCTAATTGCAATAATTTTAATTTTTACAGGGATAATATTTTTAGGTGATACTTTAGGTAAATATAATTTTAATATTTTTTTCTTTCTAAGAAGTTATTGGCCCTTGTTATTAATTATTTTTGGTTTTCATACTTTGTTACAAAAAACTAAATTTTGGTTTATTGTTCCTGCAATAGTTGCTGTATTATCTATCTATTTAATTTATTTGCTGGTTAATCAACAGCCATTTTATTTTATTCCCCAGATGAGAATGAGGATATTTAATTTTAATAATCTACCATTTAGATAATATACTTAAAAAAAAGAAAACCACCTTAAATATTTAAGGTGGGATTTCTTTTAATTAATTTTAAGTCTTTTTTTAATTATTGGTGCTAATAATAATACCATAAATATTTTTAATATATCTCCTGGTATAAAAGGAATTATAGTCAAGTTAAAGGAAGCAATTATTCCTGTTCCGGTAACAAAAGCAAAATAAAGGCTTCCAATCATATAATTACTTAAAACTGCAGCAACTAAAATAAAGAAATCTTTTTTCTTATTCCCACTGCAGTTAGCTGCAATCCAGGCGGCTAGAGCAAAGCTTATTAGAAATCCACCTGTTGGTCCGGCAATTACACCCAGGCCTCCACGCCCACCGGAAAAAATAGGTAAGCCAAAAGCACCTAGCAAAAGATATGTAATTTGAGCAAGCACACCATATTTTTTACCAAGCAAACGTCCCGAAAGTAGAACAAAGAATGACTGCAGAGTTATAGGTACAGGACCGATTGGTATCATAATAAAAGCACCAACTGCAGTCAGAGCTGCCATTAAAGCTGCTTTAATCATTTTATTAGTTTCCATTTTCAAAACTCCTTTATATATTTATTTATAAATAATTGACCATTAGTCAATTTACATTAAATAATCATATCATAATTTTTATTTTTTTCAAACTTTATCTACTAATTTATTAATAAAACTGGGGGGATTAACATGAGAGAATTATATTTAAAAGCACCTGCAAAAATAAATCTTGCTTTACATATCAAAGGATTAAGAGAAGATGGATTTCATGAACTGCAGATGATTATGCAGAGTATAAGTCTAGCTGATAGGATAAAACTGAAGAAAAAAAGTGGTGGTATTGTAGTAAAAACATCACATGTGGAGCTTCCAACTGATGAAGAAAACCTTGCTTATCAAGCAGCTGAAATATTTTTTGAAGAGCATAAAGAAGTAAAGCAGGGTGTAGAAATTTATATAGAAAAAAATATTCCTATTGCTGCTGGAATGGCAGGGGGAAGTACAGATGCAGCAGCAGTAATGAAAGGTCTTCATCAACTCTTTGAAACAGAAACCGATTATGAAACTATGAGAAAAAGATTAGTAACTATCGGCTCTGATGTTCCTTTTTGTCTTGAAGGAGGAACAGCGTATGCTTCCGGTAAAGGAGAAATATTAGAATCATTACCTTTTATTGGGGAAAAACATTTAGTTATTGTAACACCATCATTTAAGATTTCTACCCCAAAAGTATATAAGTTATATGATCAATTAAATAATAAAAATAGTTCAAATTTTAATGCAGTATTGGATAATTTAAAAAATGAAGAAAAAATAAATTGGAATCTGGATTATAAAAACGATTTAAAAGAAGCTGCCGAAAAAATTTGCTCTGAAATTAGAGAAGTTAAAGATATTTTTAAAAATACCAAGGCTCAATTTACTATGATTTCTGGGAGTGGGCCAACAGTGTTTTCTCTATATAGTAGTCGCAAACAAGCTGAAAAAGTTGCTGCAAAGTGGCCGCGCAAAAATGATTTTGTAACTGTAGTAAAAACAATTGATAAATATTAATAAGATTACTGCAAAATAAAAAGCTGACATGTGATTGACATGGGATATATTTCGTGTTATAATTTCAGCAATAATTATTAAGACTTTGGGAGAAGTGATTAGGATGAAAATAGGAAAAAATATTACAATGAAAGAGGCAAAAGAAAAAACCGGATTAAGTTCCAGACAAATCCGTTATTATGATCAACAAAGCTTGATTTTTCCTGCCCGGAGTAAGGGTAATCAGCGTCTTTTTTCTGAAAATGATATAAAGAGATTACTAAAAATAAAAATTCTTCTAGCTGAGGGTAACAGCATAGAAACAGTAAAGTCAAAGTTGAAAGTGCCTGAATTTGAGGAAGAAACCACAATTGAATTAGATTATGATGATCAAGATGATTACTATTCAGATGTTGAGCTCGATTCTCTTTTTCCTGTTTCAAATCGTTCTGAGTTAATAAAAAAACTTTCCCGGAGTAATAAAAAAGGATTTAAAGAGGAGGAAGAATGAATGAAAAAATTTAGTAGAGAGAAAATTTTACAAATTGCTGAAGAAAAAAATGTGGAATTTATCAGACTTCAGTTTGTTGATATTTTAGGGATTATAAAAAATGTTGCAATTACAATTGAGCAGCTACCAGAGGCACTTGATGGCAAGATAATGTTTGATGGTTCATCTATTGAAGGGTATACTCGTATCCATGAATCCGATATGTATTTAAAACCTGATTATAACACGTTTGCAATTTTCCCATGGGAAACCAGTGGTGGTTGTACAGCTAGAATGATGTGCGATATTTATTTACCAAATGGTGAACCTTTTGTTGGCTGCCCAAGAGGAACATTAAAAAGGGCGATGGCTGAAGCTGAAGAAATGGGATATCAAATGTTTGCTGGACCTGAGCCAGAATTTTTCTTATTTGAAAAAGATAAAGAGGGGAATCCAACAACTAATACTCATGATAAGGGTGGTTATTTTGACCTTTCACCTGTTGATTTAGGTGGTGAAGCTCGTCGTGATACTGTATTAGCTCTTAAAAAGATGGGTTTTGAAGTAGAGGCAGCACATCATGAAGTAGCTCCAGGCCAACATGAAATAGATTTCAAATATACTCCAGTGTTAAGAACAGCAGATAACATTGCAACTTTTAAATTTGTTACTAAAATTATAGCTATGCAGCATAATTTACATGCCACATTCATGCCGAAGCCTATTTATGGAGAAAGTGGTTCTGGAATGCATGTTCATCAGTCATTATATAAAGATGGTCAAAATGCTTTTTATGATCCTGAAGATGAACATGGTTTAAGTGAAATTGCATATTATTATATAGGTGGATTATTAAAGCATGCTAAAGAAACTACAGCAATTTTGAATCCTACAATTAATTCATATAAACGGTTAGTACCTGGTTATGAAGCCCCTGTTTACATCTCATGGTCTACTCAAAACAGAAGTGCTCTAGTACGTGTGCCTTCTGCAAGAGGTAATGGAACTCGTTTAGAATTAAGAAACCCTGATCCAGCAGCTAACCCATATCTTGCAACTGCTGTAATGCTTAGAGCAGGTTTGGATGGAATTAAAAATAAAATTGATCCTGGAGAACAAACAACAGATAATATTTACGAAATGGGTTATCAAGAAAGAAAATCCAGAGGAATTACTAGTCTTCCGGCAACAATGGAAGAAGCTCTTAAATGTTTTCAAAAGAGTGAGTTTATGAGAGATATTTTGGGAGAACATATTTTTAACCATCTTGTTAAAGCAAAAAAAATTGAATGGTCAGTCTATAAAAAGCAAGTACACAGTTGGGAAATTGATCAGTATTTAAGTACATATTAAGGTTTATTGGGAGGATACATATAATGGACGGTAGAGAAAATATTCAAGAACATTTAAAAAAGATTAAATTGAGTAAGCTTGATACCAGATCATTATCTTTTTTGGCTCTCTTTATTGCATTTACTGCTGTGGCAACTTATCTTCATATTCCTGGTCCAAGTAGTTCCTATTTTAATTTGGGTGAGGTAGCAATTTATACTATTGCCTTAACTTTTGGTGCTAAGGCTGGTGGAATTGCAGGTGGAGTTGGTTCAGCATTAATGGATATAATTCTAGGCTACTCAATTTGGGCTCCTTTTACTTTTGTAATTAAAGGTTTAGAAGGTATGTTGGTTGGTAAAATATCCAGTCAAGATAAAGATAAAAAATTTGACAGAAAAATATTTGCAATAATTGTTGGTGGGAATGTTATGATTTTCGGTTATGCATTAGCAAAAGGATTTTTGTTGAGTTGGGCTGTTGTACTACCAGAAATAGGAATTGATTTTGCTCAAATGTTAATTGGTGGAGTTTTAGCAATTCCATTGTCCCATCATCTAGATAACTATTTTAGGAAGTGATATTATTGGAGATTGGTAAGCTAGCAGGCGATAATTTAAAGAAAGTGATATTAGATAAAATTGAACATTTCAGATCAGATGTTATAGTACCAGCAGGTGTAGGAGAAGACAGCGCGGTAGTTGACTTAGGTGATTATTTGTTAGTTGTCTCCTCTGATCCTATAACTGGAGCAGAAAAAAATGCTGGTTTTATTGCAGTTAATGTTTCTTGTAATGATATAGCTGCAGCTGGAGCTGAACCTTTTGGAATTCAAGTAGTGTTATTATTACCTCCAAGTTTAGGTGAGGAACACGCAGAATTGCTGATGGATGAAATAGTAGAGACTGCAAAATCAATGGAGATTGAGGTTTTAGGAGGTCATACAGAAATTACTGATCTGATTCAAAAACCAATGATTACTGTTACAGCACTTGGCAAAGCTAAAAAAGAGGAACTAACCTCTAGTTCTGCAGCTGAGATTGGAGATGATTTATACATCTCTAAAGGTATCGGTATAGAAGGTAGCTATATTTTAGCTAACGATTATCAAGATTATTTAATTGATAAAGGAGTTAGTCAAGAGTCTATAGATAAAGCATCTGGCTATTTAGATCTTTTAAGTGTAATTCCCGAAAGTAGAATAGCAAGGAAAAATGGTGTTAAGGCAATGCATGATGTGACTGAAGGTGGAGTTTATGGGGCAATCGAAGAAATGGCAGCAGCTTCTGGGCTTGGATACGTCATTGAAGCAGATAACTTTAAAATAAAAGCTGAGGTAAAAGATATTTGTAACAAATTAAATATTGATCCTGCAGGTTTGATTTCTTCTGGCTCAATGTTAATGGCTGTAGCTCCAGACATTGATTTAGAATCAGTATTTTCTAAAAATAATATTGAATTGATTAAAGTTGGAAGATTAATTGAAAATGGAAGCTATATTGAGAAAAACGGAGAAAAGGAAGAATTTTCCTTACCAGATGAAGATGAGCTTTGGAAGTTCATCAAAAATGTTACACAAACCACTTGACAATTACAAAATTTGGAATTATACTGGTATTAACAAAAAATTCCAAAGGTGGTGCATTTATGAAAATTACAGATGTCAGAGTTTTCCCAGTCGATATTAATGGAAGTTTGGTCAGGGCTTATGCGACGGTGACTTTTGATGACGCTTTTGTTATTCGTGAAATGCGGGTAATTGAAGGCAAAAATGGAACTTTTCTTTCAATGCCTTCAAGAAGAAAAAGAAATGGGAACTATCAAGATATCTGTTTCCCAATTTCTGCTAAGTTAAGAGATCTAATGGAAAACGAAGTTTTGGAAAAGTTTAATGGTTTACTCGAAAGTGCTTAATTTACAAAATAGATCAAATAATTTTAAGAGATAACACTACTGCAGTAGTGTTATCTCTATATTAAAAGAATTCAAATCTTGACAAAATTTATTTTCTCTGTTATACTTCAAGCGATTAAAGAGTCAAATTGGATTTTTTATGTCTTTTAATAAATTATTAATAATATCAAATTTTATTCCTAATTTTAAGGAGGATATTATAGATGTCAGATCTACTGAGTATTATTCTGGCTGCTGGTAAAGGAACTAGAATGAAGTCAGATAAAATAAAAGTTTTACATCCCGTTGCAGGTAAAGCAATAATAAAGCATGTTTTGAATACTTTAGATGGTTTAAATAGTAAAATTGTTAATGTAATTGGACATCAGAAAGAGGAGGTTCAGACTGAATTAGAAGATTTAGATAATTGGGATTTGAATTATGTAATTCAATCTGAACAGCTGGGTACAGGTCATGCTGTACAGCAAGCAGCAAATTATATCGAAAAACATGATGGTGCTGTTTTAATTCTTTACGGAGATACCCCTCTTTTAAAAAAAGAAAGCATTGCCCAATTTGTGCAAGAGCATAATAAAACTGATTCTGATTTAACAGTAATGACAGCCCTTTTTGATGATCCTGAAGGTTACGGTAGAATTGTGAAGAATAATCAAGGGGATTTAACGGCGATTATAGAAGAAAAAGATGCAGATTCAGAGATTAAGAAAATCAAAGAAATCAATAGCGGAGTGAACTGCATTGATAGTGAGCTATTAAAAGATTTCTTGAATAATATGGATAATAATAATTCTCAAGGAGAATATTACTTAACTGACATTATTGAATTTGCTGTTGAAAAAAATAAAAAAATAAGTACATATCTTGTTGAAGATTCAAATGAAATAATAGGTATAAATACGAGGAAACAGCAAGCAGAAGCTGAAAAAATAATAAGGAATAGAATTATTGAGCGGCATTTAAATAATGGGGTTACTATTATAGATCCAGCTACCACTTTTATAGATGAGGAAGTAGAAATAGAGCAGGATGTTACAATTTATCCTTTCAATTATTTAGAAGGGAAAACTAAAATATCTAAAAATACAGTTGTTAATCCGAATTGCAAATTGGAAAATGCAGTTATAGGAAAAAATGTAGAAATTCTTTCAAATACTATCATACGTGATAGCTCAGTTGGGTCAAATACCAATATTGGGCCATTTGCCTATCTACGGCCTGGTTCAACTGTAGAAAACAGCTGTAAAATTGGAGATTTTGTAGAACTCAAAAAGACTACTGTAAAAACGGGAGCAAAAGTACCTCATCTTTGTTATGCTGGTGATGCTGAAATAGGAGAGCGAACTAATATTGGGGCTGGAACGATTTTTGCTAACTATGATGGAGAAAAAAAATCTAGAACTACAATTGGTAAAGATGTTTTTATAGGAAGTGACTCGATTTTGATTGCGCCTTTAAAAATTGGAGATGGGGCTAAAACAGCTGCTGGCTCGGTTGTAACTAAAGATGTAAAATCTGGTGATACTGTAATGGGAGTTCCCGCACGAATTTATAAATCAAAAAGCAAGGATGCTTAAACCATGAGATTAAATAAGCCAGGGGGTCAAAAAATGTCCAGTTATAGTGAACAGTTAAAAATATTTGCTGGTAACTCACATCCTCAATTAGCACAGGATTTATGTGATTATCTGGGGACAGAGTTAATAAATGCTGATGTAACAAGATTTAAAGATGGGGAGATTGGGGTTAGAACACATGAAACTGTTAGAGGGGCAGATGTTTTTGTGGTACAGCCAACCTCACCTCCTGTTAATGAAAATTTAATGGAGCTTTTGATAATTATTGATGCACTAAGAAGAGCATCAGCCCGTAGAATTACAGCAGTAATTCCTTATTATGGTTATGCCCGTCAGGATCGGAAAGCAAGTCCGAGAGACCCTATAACATCAAAGTTAGTTGCTAACTTGCTTACTGAAGCAGGTGCGCGTCGAGTTTTATCAATTGATTTTCATGCACCACAGATACAAGGGTTTTTTGATATCCCTGTTGATCATTTATATGCTGCACCAATAATGGTTGATTATTTTAAAAATATTGATCAATCTAACTTGATTGCTGTAGCTCCCGATGTTGGTTCTGTAAAAAGAGTACGTTCTTTTGCTGAAAGTCTTGATATTCCAATGGCTATTATTGATAAAAGAAGACCTAAGCCTAATGTTGCAGAGGTTATGAATGTTATTGGAGAAGTAGATGGTAAAAATGTTATATTGTTAGATGATATAATTGATACTGCAGGAACAATTACTGCCGCTGCTAAAGTACTTAAAGAAAAAGGAGCGAAAGATGTTTATGCATGTGGAACTCATGCTTTATTTTCAGGTCCTGCAATAGAACGTCTAAAAAAAGCACCGATTAGCAAAATAATTGTTACTAATACTATTGCTCAAAAAGAACATGATCTTGATAATCTGGAAGTACTTTCTGTTGCGCCTCTTGTAGGAGAAGCCATTGATAGAATTTTCAAAGATTTATCTGTTAGTGTATTATTTTAATTAATTTTTCTAAAACACTTGCCCAAAATGGGCTTTGATGTTATAATAAAATTTGTTATGTCTTATTTATCGCAGACCTGCCAGTATTATGAGTTGATCTGGCTTAAAATTTAATTTATGCAAGGAGAGGATAGTCATGGAGAGACATTCTATTGAAGCTGAACTAAGGACTGAAACTGGAAAGGGTGCAGCCCGCAGAATAAGAAGAAGCGGACTTATCCCTGGTGTTGTTTATGGAAGAGGAAATGAACCAAGGTCTATTAAGGTAGATCCACTGGATATTGAAAAACTTCTCCAATCTAATGCTATCTTTGATCTGACTTTTGTCGGAGAAGATGGAGAAGAATCAACTGTAATTATTAAGGATTATCAGAAAGATGTTATTAAACAGAACTTACTTCACGTCGATTTCCAATTTATTTCTATGGATGAGAAGATTACTGTTTCTGTGCCAATGAGATTAGAAGGAGAAGCAGTTGGTGTTCATGATGGCGGAGTATTACAGCAGCTTTTACGTGAAATTGATATTGATGTACTACCTTCTGAAATTCCAGAAGAGATTACAATTGATATTTCAGAATTAGAAGTTGGTGAATCTTTATCTGTAGCTGATCTTGAGCTTCCTGAAACTATTGATTTGGTAACAGATAGTGATGAAGTTATTGTAACAGTTGTTACACCTACTGAACTTGTCGAAGAAGACGAGGAAGAGGAAGAAGAAGAATTCTTAGAGCCAGAAGTAATAGGCGAAGAGGACGAAGAAGAAGGCGAAGAAACCGAAGGGGAAGACGAACCAGAACCTTGGGAATAATTATAGTAAAGATATTGAGCGCGGCCTGAGCGGCTGCGCTTCAATTTATTAATGGAGGTTTAAATTTTGAAAATAATTGCTGGTCTTGGTAATCCAGGCGAAAAATATGCTTATACCAGACATAATATTGGTTTTATGGTTATTTCAGAGTTGTCAGAACGATTTAAAATTAACAGCAGTTATAAATTTGATGGTCTTATTGGTGATTTTTTCTTCGGTGGGGAAAAGATCATAATTTTTCAGCCAATGAAATATATGAATAAAAGTGGTCAACCAATTTATAAAGTGCTTGACTATTTCAAAATGGAGGCAGAAGACCTGCTGGTTATTCATGATGATTTGGATCTTGAATTAGGAAAGATGAGATTCAAACAAAATGGAGGTAGTGGGGGCCATAATGGAATTAAGTCTATTATAAATAATCTTGGTACAGATAATTTCAAAAGATTAAAGATTGGAATTGATAGACCACCAGAAAATATACCTGTTCCCGATTTTGTTTTAACGACTTTTCGGGAAGAAGAAAAAGAAATTTCAGAAAGAGTTGTTAAAGAAGCTGCTTCTGCAGTTGAATTAATGTTAAAAGAAAATATTATGAAAGCGATGAATAAATATAATGGATAACAGGCCCGTACATTTTGTGTAGGGGCTATTTTGCCATTTCTTAAGAATTAAAGTTTGAATAATTTGATTAAGCTATTTATTTTTAAAAATGGAAATATTTATATTAAGCTTTAAGGAGCAGTATTTAGATGAATTTTAAAGATTTATTATTAGAAAATCAAAAATTTAAAAAAATTGCGAAAAATATCAATGCTTCAGCTCAATCAATTAGTGGTTTAAGTGGTAGTAGGATTTCCTACTTTGCAGTTAACTTTTTAAAGAAAACGGATAAAGATATAATATTCTTTTTGCCTGATAATTATTATTTACAGCAGATGCAGGAAGATTTAATTCGTTTAATTGGCAAAAATGAATTTTTAGTATTTCCAGAAGAAGAAATACTACCTCATGAACAATTAATGCCTGATTTAACTACTATGAGTGAAAGAACTAAGGTGTTAACAGAACTTATCTTTTCAATTGATCAAAAAAAGAAGATAATTTTGACTACACCAGCTGCAGTTTTTAAAAAATTACCGCCTAAAGATATTTATAAAAATAGCAGCATAAATATTGAAAATGGAATGGAAATTGCTATTTCAGAAATTAAACAGAAGCTTTTTGCTCTTGGTTATAAAAGAGAAGAAATGGTAGAAGCTCCAGGCCAATACAGTATTCGCGGAGGAATTATTGATGTTTTTACACTTCTAGATGAACAGCCATTTAGAATTGAGTTGTTTGGAGATGAAGTTGATTCAATACGTAAAATTGATTTAACTGCTCAGCGTTCAAAAATGCAGGTAAATCAGATTACCATTCCTCCTTTTGCAAATTTAGTTATTAATGATCAAGTAGTTAATAGAGCTTATCCTAAATTAGAAGCAGCATATTCTAAAGCTGCTGCAAAACTTGAGATAAATAAACATCAAGAAGAAGCGGCATATTTAAAAGAAAAAGCGAAAAAAATGTTAGAAAATTTAGAGCAGCAGCATCGTTTTCCGGGATTTGAGCAATTTTTACCATTTTATTATGAGGAAACAGCAAATTTTTTCGATTATCTAGAGGAAAGTATAATTTTTGCTGTAAGACCTAATAAGATGGAACAACTGACCCATGATTATTATCAAGAAATTTTAGAAACCCACACTAGACTTCTAGAACAGGGAATAGTTTTTCCGGAATATTTGGATAATTTTATTACAGAATCTGAGTTCATCGAAGAAATCACCAAAAATCGTGTTGTAGATATTAATTCTGAGTTTGAAGATAATAAAGTTATTGAAAATGATATTCATTTTAATACGTCTTCTCTTGAGCCTTTTCATGGCCAGCTAGAACTGTTTAGTGAAAAGTTAATGGAATTATTAAATAAAAAATATCGGATTGCGATTACTTTAAATTCCGCCAGCAAAAAAAGAAGGTTGAAAATGTTTTTAGAAGATAAAAACCTGGTTGTTGGTGATAATTTTGAAGAAAGCAGAATTGTTATATTCCCTGATAGTTTAGCAGAAGGCTTTGTTTTTGATGATATTAAACTAGCTGTATTTAGTGATAAAGAAGTTTTTGGTAATGAACAGAAAAAGAAACGAAAAATCGGTGACTTTGAAGATGGAGTTGAAATTTCTAATGTTAATGATCTAAAAGCCGGAGATTTTGTTGTTCATGAAAATCACGGTATTGGTAAATACTTAGGAGTTAAGACTTTAGAGATTCAAGGTCAACATAAAGATTATCTTGTTTTAAAATATGCAGGTGAAGATAAACTTTATGTACCTACAGAAAAAATTGATCTTGTTCAAAAATATATTGGTTCTGATGCAGGGTCGCCGAAGTTATATAAATTAGGAAGTAGCGATTGGAAAAGAGTTAAGGAAAAGGTACAAAAATCAGTAGAGGAAATGGCTGTTGGATTATTAGAACTATATGCAGAGAGAAAAACTTTAAGTGGATACCAATTTTCAGACGATGATCTTTGGCAGCAGGAATTTGAAGATGCATTTCCTTTTGAAGAAACACCAGATCAAAAAAAGGCCATTGAAGCTGTTAAATCTGATATGGAATCTAAAAAGCCGATGGATCGATTATTGTGTGGGGATGTTGGTTATGGTAAAACTGAAGTTGCTATTCGAGCTGCTTTCAAAGCCGCACTAGATAGCAAGCAAACTGCAGTTTTGGTTCCAACTACTATTTTAGCTCAACAACATTACAATACTTTTTCTGAACGAATTGAAGAATTTCCGGTAAGAGTAGGAATGCTTAGTAGATTTAATACTGCTGCCGAACAGCGGAAAACTTTAAAAAGATTAATTAAAGGTGAAATAGATGTTTTGATTGGAACTCATCGTTTATTATCTAAAGATGTTATTTTTGACGATTTAGGATTGTTAATTATTGATGAGGAACAGCGATTTGGGGTTACTCATAAAGAAAAACTAAAAAATTTAAAAAGAAACGTAGATGTATTAACTTTAACAGCTACCCCAATACCTAGAACTTTGCATATGGCCTTGGTTGGCGTAAGAGATATGAGTCTTATCGAAACTCCACCTGAAAATAGATATCCTATTCGAACTTTTATTAAAGAATATAATAAAGAATTAATTTCTAGTGCTATTAGAAGAGAATTAGCTAGAGAAGGTCAAATCTATTTTGTTCATAATAGAGTAAAAGATATAGAACAAACAGCTGGCAAACTCCAAAAATTAATGCCTGAAGCAAAAATAGCGGTTGCTCATGGGCAAATGAATGAAAATCGTTTAGAAAAAATAATGTATGATTTTTATCATCATGAATTTGATATTTTAGTTTGTACAACAATAATTGAAACAGGACTTGATATACCGAATGTAAATACAATTATAATTAATCATGCAGATAAAATGGGTTTATCACAACTTTATCAATTACGGGGTAGAGTTGGTAGAACAAACAGAATCGCTTATGCTTATTTACTTTACGAAAGAGATAGGATTTTACCTGAGGTAGCAGAAAAAAGATTAGAAGCAATTAAGGAATTTTCTACTCTAGGTTCTGGTTTTAAGATAGCAATGCGTGATCTTGAAATTAGAGGTGCTGGAAATTTATTAGGTCCTGAACAGAGTGGACATATTGCAGCAATTGGTTTTTCTTTATATACTAAGTTATTAGAAGGAACTATTGAAGAACTTAAAGGTAA encodes the following:
- a CDS encoding PspC domain-containing protein codes for the protein MSKKLYRSKNDRMIAGVCGGLADYFNVDSSLVRLAVLFIFLFQGIGLIAYIIAWIVMSEEPVKNEYRMPDDYYIEDQEKQESENQQQSYGADTDQERSENSNQENRTESEKEYYQRYHDQNNDNSNNNRRKLFAVIMILVGSIFLIDIWVPDLYWERYWPLILIAAGALMLKGDTNDR
- a CDS encoding LiaF transmembrane domain-containing protein, encoding MTDNRDRSLIAIILIFTGIIFLGDTLGKYNFNIFFFLRSYWPLLLIIFGFHTLLQKTKFWFIVPAIVAVLSIYLIYLLVNQQPFYFIPQMRMRIFNFNNLPFR
- a CDS encoding biotin transporter BioY produces the protein METNKMIKAALMAALTAVGAFIMIPIGPVPITLQSFFVLLSGRLLGKKYGVLAQITYLLLGAFGLPIFSGGRGGLGVIAGPTGGFLISFALAAWIAANCSGNKKKDFFILVAAVLSNYMIGSLYFAFVTGTGIIASFNLTIIPFIPGDILKIFMVLLLAPIIKKRLKIN
- the ispE gene encoding 4-(cytidine 5'-diphospho)-2-C-methyl-D-erythritol kinase — protein: MRELYLKAPAKINLALHIKGLREDGFHELQMIMQSISLADRIKLKKKSGGIVVKTSHVELPTDEENLAYQAAEIFFEEHKEVKQGVEIYIEKNIPIAAGMAGGSTDAAAVMKGLHQLFETETDYETMRKRLVTIGSDVPFCLEGGTAYASGKGEILESLPFIGEKHLVIVTPSFKISTPKVYKLYDQLNNKNSSNFNAVLDNLKNEEKINWNLDYKNDLKEAAEKICSEIREVKDIFKNTKAQFTMISGSGPTVFSLYSSRKQAEKVAAKWPRKNDFVTVVKTIDKY
- a CDS encoding MerR family transcriptional regulator, producing the protein MKIGKNITMKEAKEKTGLSSRQIRYYDQQSLIFPARSKGNQRLFSENDIKRLLKIKILLAEGNSIETVKSKLKVPEFEEETTIELDYDDQDDYYSDVELDSLFPVSNRSELIKKLSRSNKKGFKEEEE
- the glnA gene encoding type I glutamate--ammonia ligase, translated to MKKFSREKILQIAEEKNVEFIRLQFVDILGIIKNVAITIEQLPEALDGKIMFDGSSIEGYTRIHESDMYLKPDYNTFAIFPWETSGGCTARMMCDIYLPNGEPFVGCPRGTLKRAMAEAEEMGYQMFAGPEPEFFLFEKDKEGNPTTNTHDKGGYFDLSPVDLGGEARRDTVLALKKMGFEVEAAHHEVAPGQHEIDFKYTPVLRTADNIATFKFVTKIIAMQHNLHATFMPKPIYGESGSGMHVHQSLYKDGQNAFYDPEDEHGLSEIAYYYIGGLLKHAKETTAILNPTINSYKRLVPGYEAPVYISWSTQNRSALVRVPSARGNGTRLELRNPDPAANPYLATAVMLRAGLDGIKNKIDPGEQTTDNIYEMGYQERKSRGITSLPATMEEALKCFQKSEFMRDILGEHIFNHLVKAKKIEWSVYKKQVHSWEIDQYLSTY
- a CDS encoding ECF transporter S component; translated protein: MDGRENIQEHLKKIKLSKLDTRSLSFLALFIAFTAVATYLHIPGPSSSYFNLGEVAIYTIALTFGAKAGGIAGGVGSALMDIILGYSIWAPFTFVIKGLEGMLVGKISSQDKDKKFDRKIFAIIVGGNVMIFGYALAKGFLLSWAVVLPEIGIDFAQMLIGGVLAIPLSHHLDNYFRK
- a CDS encoding AIR synthase family protein; the protein is MILLEIGKLAGDNLKKVILDKIEHFRSDVIVPAGVGEDSAVVDLGDYLLVVSSDPITGAEKNAGFIAVNVSCNDIAAAGAEPFGIQVVLLLPPSLGEEHAELLMDEIVETAKSMEIEVLGGHTEITDLIQKPMITVTALGKAKKEELTSSSAAEIGDDLYISKGIGIEGSYILANDYQDYLIDKGVSQESIDKASGYLDLLSVIPESRIARKNGVKAMHDVTEGGVYGAIEEMAAASGLGYVIEADNFKIKAEVKDICNKLNIDPAGLISSGSMLMAVAPDIDLESVFSKNNIELIKVGRLIENGSYIEKNGEKEEFSLPDEDELWKFIKNVTQTT